CTACAACCTGAAGACCGCGGAGAAAAACGGGCTGAGAATTGAGGAGGGGACGGACGACGCCATCTTCCAGGCGTTTCTGGACACCTACAAGCAGACCCACGAGAGGAAAAAGTTCCTGGAAACTTCCGATGTGACGCAGTATTGCAAGATCCAGCACGGGCTGGCGCAACGGCACCGCATGCGGATTTTCGTCGCGTTTCACGAAGATCAGCCGGCTGCTGGGGTGATCTGCTCCTGCCTCGGGAAAATGGGTGTCTTTCTCTACGGGGGGACAAGCACCGCGGCGCTCAACCTGCGAGCATCGTACCTCCTGCAGTGGAGGGCGCTAAACTGGATAAAGGAAGAGGGAGCGGTCTGCTACAACCTCGGCGGGATCAACAAGGCGCGCAACCCCGGGACTCATCAGTTCAAGTCCGGCTTGTGCGGCAAGAACGGGACGGAACGGTGCTCGGTCGGCTCCTACGACGCCTACGCCAACCCCTTGTACGGCACCCTCTTTCAACTGGCCGACTCCGCCCGTGTATCCATGCGGGACGGCAGGATAAAGCTGCGCGCCTACCTCAGAAAGCGAAAGCAGGAGAAAGGAACACCGAAGCCGCAACCGGCATGAGCGTGTGGCGGCTTCAGATGGAAAGAAGAGAAAAGCCTTTGGCGGCGGCCAAAGGCTTTTCTTATTTTGTCCATCGTCGATCAGGAGTTGGGGTTCATCAACAGAAGCAGGAGCGTACGCGTCCCCTCCCTTTCAAGGGGAGGGACAGGGTGGGGATGGGGTAGATGTTGGTGAGGACGGCCGAACCCCATCCCCCTCCTGACCTCCCCCTTGAAAGGGGAGGTACGCGATGCCTGCGGCTGAAAGCTTTCCGGGCAGTCAAACCTATGCCCCTCCCCCCTGAAACTTCTTCAGGTACGACCTGATCCTCTCCGCGTTGGTGCCGACGTCACTTATCCCCACCCTGGAGGCGGAACGGAGGTCAAGGAGGGATCGTTCGCCGGCAGGCACTACCCGTATGGAGATATCATCCTTGAAGCCGAACCAGAAGGTCGTGTCAGTCGCTTCGATCCTCCCCTCGGCGGGAACCATGGCCACGACCTCCCACCCCATCTCCTTTGCGGTCACCAGGGCCTTCGCAAAAGCCTGGTCGGCAGGCATGTTGAGGATTACCGTCTTCAGATCCGGGTAGGCCTTCAACTGCTCCGAGGCCACAGCAGCCCCTCCGTACTGCACCCGGTCAGGGCGCTGCGGAGCGACAGCCACGAACTGTGGCGGAGAGTTCACATCGGTGCTGATGTCGTGGATCTTCGGGACTCGGCTCGCCTTCACCCCCCACGACACGGGAAGGGCGACAGCTACCACAGCAGCGGCAAGGGCGAGAACGCTCAAGACCATGGAGACCTTCTTCTTCCTTTTTGCGGCAATAAAAAGGGTGACCGCCGCAGCGCCTGCCGCGACAAGCCCGCAGTAGGCCACCACCCTCAATACGGTAAAACCGGTCCGGAAGTGCCAGAGGCCAAGGCGCGAGCCGAAGCCGGCCACAAGAAGTGCCAGCAGGCAAAAGACAGCCAGCACCGCCACTGTCGCGGGCTGAACAAGAAACCTCCCCTCCCCCTTTTCCTCTTCCCCTTTCATGCCGCGCCTCCGATCTCTACCCCGGGATAGTACCGGCAATGGCTCCCGCGCCGTTCGGCAGTTCGAGCGGGATGCGACGTATGTCGCGCGCCCCCGCCTCCTCCAGCATCGCGCTGATCTCTCCCTGCGAGTAGGACCGCCCTTCCGTCGTCCCCACGAGCATGTTCAGCGAAAAGAGCGCCGGGAAGAGGGGGCGATCCTTCGTGTCGTCGAGGATGAACTCCTGCACCATCAGAAGCCCCCCCGGGTTCAGCGCGGCGGCCGCCTTGCGGAGTATCGTGGCGCACCCCCGCGGCCCCTCGCCGTGCAGTATGTGGGAGAGCCACGCCGCGTCGAAGCCGCCGGGTATCTCCTCCGTGTCGAAGTCGCGGGCCTCGAAGCTGATCCGGTCCGAGAGGTTGAAGCGTCCCACCGTCTCTTCGGCGAATTTCCGCGTGCTAGGTAGATCGCAGATGACGGCGAACATCTCCGGGTTTTGCAGGCAGAAGTGAATCGCGTAGGTGCCGGGACCACCGCCCAGATCAAGGAGGCGCTTGCGCCCCTTCAGGTCGAGCCCCTCCGCGACCCTCGGAGCGAGCTGCATGGCGAGGTTGAACATCCCCATGAGGAAGCTCTCCCGCACGGAGGCATCATCTTCGTAGGCGACACTCTCCCGCACCGGCACCCCTGTCGCAACCGCCTGATCAAGCCTTGTCCACGACGGGAGAAGGTGGTGATGGTGCATGATGATGTGCCCCAGGTACTCGGGGGAGGTCCGGGAGAGGAAACGGGCGGCGAAAGGAGTGGCGCCATATCGGGCGTTCCTTTTCTCCAGAAGCCCGAGAGCCGAGAGGGCGTTGAGGAGCGTCTCCATTCCGCGGGGATCGCAGGAGAGTCGTGTCGCCAGTTCGTCGGCGGAAAGAGCCCCTTCCGCCAGCGGCGTGAAGACGTTTAATTTCACCCCGGCCTGCACGGTGCACACATTCCAGTAGCTCCCTGAGAGTTCGAGGAGCTTCGGCACATTCCAGTCGTTCATTTGAGAGATGCCTCCTTTTTCATGGCCAAGCTTACTGTCCGCAGATTACTCAGATTACCGCAGATTTAAAATCGGGAGAACCTGGAGTGGGTTGTAGAGGATGGAAGAGGTTAAGGGGCAGCCGGGAGCTGCCCCCCTGTGTCACTACTTCCCTTCGAAGGGATCCTTGATCTCACGCTCCGGATGGAACATAAGCTTCTTCGCGCCGCGCTCGTTCAGGTACTTCGAGAGCTGGAGGTCGACCTTCACCGGCACCGGGACGCCTGCGCTCTTCATCGCCTGCCGCAGCGTGGCGTCCGCCTTCGCTGCGTACTTCTGGGCGTCCCCCAGCACACGAAGCGACTCCTGAGGGTTGTGGAACCCTACGGAGTTCTCCGCCCCGATAAATACGAGCCTGTAGAATGCCTCTTCATACGCTTCCTTCGCCTGGGCGTAAAGCGCGGGATCTACTTTTTTCCCTTCGGCGTTTGCCTTGTTGGCCATCTCGAATATTTTTGCCACTGTCGCGGTAGCATAGCCGGTGCGCAGGAAGAGAGAGACGGTACGGTCCTGGATCGCGTACACCTTCTTGCGCAGCGAATCGGGAGCTTCCTGGTGGCATGCCACGCACGCCTTCAGGTCGCTCTTCAGAGGGCTCGTGATACGGTGGTCGGAGACCTTCTTCCCGTTCATGGTGACCTGCGGCAGATGGCAGTCGGAGCAGGTGACCCCGCCGGCCCAGTGCGGGCTGCCGTTGGAGAAGAGCTCGTACTCGGGGTGCCTGATGAATCCCATCTTGAAGCCGGTGACCGCCTGCTTCCACTCCAGGTGCGCAGGATTGCTCCTGATGAACTTGATGATGTTCTCGATGGTGATGTGCCCCCTCTGGCTGCCGGCCCAGGGGAAGACGACATCGGTGGAGTTCATGTCCTTGTCCTTCGGTATGACGTAGGTGACGTGACACTGGGCGCATACCAGCGTGCGCCTGTCGTCGCGGGAGAGCTTCGTGGCATCGACGCCGATATCCTTGAGCGCCCTGCCGAGGGTGAAGTTGCGGCTGATCCGGGTGTCGAGGGTGCGGCTGTCGTGGCAATCGCTGCAGGCAACGCCGAGAGACTGCTTGTCAGCCGGAAGCTTCGCCAGCACATCCTTGTACGGCGTGCTGTAGAAGGCGGCGCCCATCTCATTGCGCAGCATCGGCGCGTACGGAGTCTTGCAGGCGAGGCAGGAGCCGCCCGCCTTCTTTCTCCCCGGGTCGACCTCCAGCTGGTCCTGCACCATGAAGTAGTGGCCGCGCGGCTCCTTGTACTCGAGACCAAAACCCCAGCCGTTGTACAGGAGGGCGAGAAATGGATATTCGTCGAGCTTGTCGGGACGCGGGTCGACGCCGACCTCGTAGCCGTGCTTGTACTTCGTCTTGGTAGGGAGCGTCGGCTGCGACGTCATCTGCCACAGCTCATACTGCTCCGGATACACCTTCCCCCACTCCGCCGGGTCTATGGCGTTATCCGCTATCTCCGGCTTCGTCACCTGTGCAGTCTGCGCCTTCGCCTGAGGCTTCGAACAGCCGGCAGCAAGGAGCACGAGCGCTACCAGCGCAAGAGCCGACCATTTCCCCAAACCCTTTACTTGCATGAGATTCCCCCTTACCGTTAGAATGTAGACCCGCTGATGGCGCAGAAGCTTGAAAAACAATGTATCTATCCGGGCTGCACGCCCGATGAGCTGAAGTAAAGGAAGGGTAATAAGAGGTTCTGTAGCAGGAACACCAAGATTGTTACCATGAAACCCCCGTATCGCAAGGGGGGGCGCGGCTTTATAGGAAATCGCCGCAGAGGGGCAGCTACATGATCAGGGTCGGCTCGTGCTCGTGGACGGAGAAATCGCTACTGGAAAGCGGCGTCTTTTACCCCTCCGGCGTATCGTCCGCCGAGGGGCGCCTCAGGCACTACGCCGCAAGCTTCGACACGGTCGAGGTGGACAGCAGCTACTACGCCATCCCGGCCCAGACGACCACCACACAATGGAGCGAGCGCACCCCGGAAGGATTCCTCTTCCACCTGAAGGCGTACGCGGCGCTCACCGGTCACAACATCAACCCGAAGACCCTCCCGAAGGATCTGTTCGAACTCCTCCCCGAGGCGGAGCGCAGGCAGCCCTCCATCCGCATCGCCGACCCGCTCTTTCTCCTGGAGATCGCCGCGGCGCTGGTGTCGGCAGTGGAGCCGCTGCGCAGCACCAAAAAGCTCGGCTTCCTCATATTCCAGTTCCCCCCGTGGTTCGGCTACAAGACCGCACATCTCGACTACCTCCTGCAGTGCAAGGAGATGATGAAGGGGCTTCCAGTTGCGGTGGAATTCAGGCATGGCAGCTGGCTCACCCGGCAGCGAGCCGACGAGACCTTCAGCTTTCTGCGGGAACACAAGATAACCTACATCACCGCCGACGAGCCGCACCTCGGCACCCTTGCGACGATCCCCTTTCTCCCCGAGACGACGACCCCTATCGCCTACCTGCGCCTGCACGGCAGAAACAGGGAGAGCTGGCTCAGCAAGGGGCACGAGCGCTACCACTACAACTACTCCGAGGCGGAGCTCCTGCAGCTTGGACAGGTAGCGCGGGAGATGTCGGTGAAGGCGAGAACGGTCTTTGTCATGTTCAACAACTGCCACATCGGCTACGCCATCATAAACGCCCTGCAGATGCAGAAGATCCTGCACGGTAACGCTCCCTCCGCGCTTCCTTGACAAACCTTGCAGAGATGTAAAAGTCTAGTCATATCGACCGAATCCGGCGATTCACGGGGAAGATGGAGATACTGCAGCAGCGCTCATAGAGGCTGGAGGGGGGCACATGGAAATCCTGGCATTTGCAAAGAAGATGGAACTCGACGGCAAGGCGCATTATGAAAAGCTCGCGGCGCGGTCCGGCCACATCGGGCTGAAGGCCATCTTCCTGGGGCTCGCCCAGGACGAGCAGAAGCATTACGAGTACATCCAGAAGATGGAAGAGGGGATGTCGGGGGCGATGCTCGATACCCCCATGCTGGAGGAAGCGCAAAACGTCTTCAACGTCCTTTCCGCCGACCAGAAGGTAACCGACAGCATGAAGGAAGATACCGACGGCTACCTTTACGCCATGAAGGCGGAGGCGGACAGCGTGAGGCTTTACGAAGATGCCGCAAGCAAGGTCGATAGCGCGGATCATGCCCAGCTTCTTCTGAAGATAGCAAACGAGGAAAAGAAGCATTACAACATCATGGAGAATCTGTACGACTTTGTGCTGCAACCGAAGTACTACCTGGAGTGGCGGGAATTCACCAACCTGCGTGAGCTGTAGCAGCCTCTGAGGCTACGGCTCCCATGCCGCCCCTTCTTCCACAAACACAGGGAGGGTGACTGTGAAACTGTCCGCCTTCTTCCTCTTCATCATCATTGCCGCCTTGGCCGTTGGCGGATTTTTTTACTTTCAGGACACTACCGCGCCGTACGTGGCGCTGAGCCGGGAAAGCGGTCCTCTCTCCGCAAAGGGTGAAATGACCGTCAGAGCGGGAGACCGTGGCTCCGGGCTGAAGAGCCTCACAGTCAGCGTCATCCAGGGGGAGAAGCCCGTCACGGTACTGTCGAAGAGCTACCCGAAGGGAACGGCAAACGCCACAGAGAAACTCGACCTCACACCTGCAGCGCTGAAGCAGGGCCCCTTCAAGCTGCAGGTGAGCGCCACCGACCACTCTATCTTCAACTTCGGCTCCGGAAACTCGAACTCCAAGGTCCACACCTACGAATTCGACAACAAGCCCCCTGCGGTCGTCGTCCTCAGCACCGCCCACAACATAGCCCGCGGCGGGGTCGGCCTTGCCATATACACCGTGTCAAAGGAGGTTTCGAAAACCGGCGTAGCCTTCGACAACCGCTTCTTCCCGGCATACCGCCAGCCGGGCGGCTACTACGCCTGCCTCTTCCCCTTCCCCTTCGACGCTGACGAGACGAAGTACATACCAAAGATCCTCGCCGTTGACCTCGCCGGAAACCAGCGGCTTACCGGGATCTACTTCCATCTCCTCCCGAAGGTTTTCCCGGCGGACAGGATCAATCTCACCGACGCCTACCTCGACCACGTGAACGGCCAGTTCCAGGACCAGTTTCCGCAGGCGAAGACGCCGCTGGAAGTCTTTCTGAAGGTAAACAGGGAACTGCGGGTGGCAGACGCGAAAAAGCTGCAGGAGACGGGGCTTAAGACCTCCCCGACGCCGCTCTGGAAAGACGTGTTCCTGCGCATGCCGAACTCCGCCCCCCGCGGCGCGTACGCACAGCGGCGCACCTACATCTACCAGGGGAAGGAGGTCGACCAGCAGACGCATCTCGGCACCGACCTCGCGGCGCTCGCCCACGCACAGATACCGGCAGCAAACAGCGGGAAGGTCGCCTATGCCGATTACCTGGGAATCTACGGCCAGTGCGTCATCATCGATCACGGCATGGGGCTGCAGAGCCTTTACGGGCACCTGAGCGCCATCTCGGTAAAAGCCGGTGACGTCGTACAGAAAGGGCAGATAATCGGAAACACCGGCGACACCGGCCTCGCCGGCGGCGATCATCTCCACTTCGGGATGCTGGTATCGGGGGAGCAGGTAAACCCGGTCGAGTGGTGGGATCCCTCCTGGATAAGGAACAACATTTCAAGCAAGCTGGAAGCGGCCGACGCCATGAGCAAGACGAAGTAAGGCAGGGTGCCGCACCCGCCTCACACCGGGGATGGCCGCTCCTAGTCGAGCGGCCATTCTTCTCCCGGGATGAATTCCTCGTACATCTCCGCGATCTCCTCTATCTTTCGCCCCTTCAGGCTCTTCCCGTAGGAGGCCACTGCGTCGGCCAGACAGACCTGCAGGAGAAGGGGGAAGAGCGGCTGCTCCATGTAACGGCGCTGCAGCTTCGTGAGAGTGCCGTCGCCCCGCAGTTCCCACGTAAAGTGAAAGAGATGTTCCCGCACAAGCCAGGCCACATCGGGCGCGAGATGGGGAAAGCCAATGCGCTCCATGGCAGCGGGGACAAGGAGAGCCCCCGCCTTCGCGTGGCCGTAGGCATGCCACTGGCCATTCACCATCACCGTCGTTTGCGCCTTGCCGATGTCGTGCAGCAGCGTCCCCCAGAAGACCCGGGGGTCCACATCGTCATCGAGGGCATCGACCGCGAGCATCGTGTGAGTGAAGACATCCCCCTCCGCATGATACGCCTCCGGCTGGGGCACGCCGCGCAGGGCCGCGACCTCCGGAAGAAGTTCATCGAAAGAGCCGTCATTCATCCAGCGCTTCAAAAGTCTCCTGCAATCTGCGCCTCTCAAGGAGAACCTCCTCAGGATCATTGGTCGTGCAGAATGTGATGATGTAGATAATGTAGGCCGGGAAGCCGAAGGCGTTCCCGGCAGAGCCCGGGACCACGTTGCCACCGCGCGTCAGCGCATCGCCCACACCACAGATGCGGCTGTCGCCGCAGGACAGGCTGGGAAGCCTATCCTCCAGCGCGGCGCCGCCATTTCCCTCGCGGGCGAAGGAAGTCTCAGGGGAGGTCCGTCTCCCCCGCGCTGGAGCGTAGGCATCCATGCCTGCGGTGGCGGCGCAGCCGCCATGGAATCGGCCCACTGTTTTTGGCAAGGTCGAGCTCGCCCTACAGAGGCCGTATCCGCACCGTCCCCGGCCCGCCCCTGTCCCCTGCAACCTCGTAGGAAAAGTGCAGAAAGCGCCCGGTCACCTCCAGGTTCGTCAGGAGGTGCCCCGTAATGCGTGAGGTAAAGAAGACAGACGGTTCCCTGCAAAGGGGAAGGTAGAGCACCATCTGGTCCGCGAGGTGCGGATCTATGGGAGCGCCCGCGCGGTGGTGCTGCACCATTTCCTGCGCAGCCTCCTCCCCTACCGTCTCGGCCCGCTTCCCCCGTTCCCCTATCGCCGAGAATCCCGCGATGCTCTCCTCATATTCCGCCTTCAAAAAGATGAAAGTTCCCGCGCCAAAAGCCTTCACTTCTTTCACCCTGACCTCACAAGGGGTATCCGCTCCGAGAGCCTCGCGGATGACGTGCACGGCACTCGCCGCCTCCCGCTCGGCTATCGAGACGGGAAGATTGGCAACCGCCGCCACCCCGCTGATACGCCGCAGCGCCCCCCTCTCTCTCGCGGCCAGCGGCACCAGGGACGACACGGGCTCCACCTTGCAGCGGACCGCCCCTCCCCCCTTGGGGTAAAAGCCGTGCCGCTCCAGGGTGAGTGAAAGCATTACCCCGAGCTTCTTCACTGCAGGAGCGAAGACATCGGTGAGGTAATCCCACGGAGGACTGAACGGTACATGGGTGCCGCCGCTAAAGAGGAGACGACTCTCGCTGCCGGTGAATAGAAGCGCCGGAACGACCGTCTGCAGCACCATGGAGGTGGCACCGGCCGTCCCGATCGGAAAGGAGTAGTTCCCGGGTTGCACCTGCGCAGGGACAAAGGTGAGATCACGAGAGCCCTGTTCCGCACCGGCTATCTCCGCGCCGGAGATGCGGGCAGCGGCCTGCACACAGACGAGGTGCTGCGGCATCAGCCCCGGTTTTTTCCGCGCCTTCCGTATGTCAAATATTCGGAAAGGCTTACCGGTTATGCACGAAAGACTCAGGGAAGTCCGCAGGAGCTGCCCCCCCGCCTCCCCCATGCCCCCATCTATCTCGATCATCTCCGCCCTCGAAATTCGTGCTGGTGCAGATCTAGAGCTAGTGTAACAGCTCCCGCACACCCTTTCTCGCCGCCATATCGGCAGCACGCAGTGGCCCAGGGATGCGATACTCTCCACAGCACCTGAGGACCAGATCTACCGCCTCTTCAAGGGTAATAAGATGCCCGACCGAGACAAAGAGAGGCTTCACCCCGCTCCGCGTTCGCACCA
The DNA window shown above is from Geomonas sp. RF6 and carries:
- a CDS encoding lipid II:glycine glycyltransferase FemX yields the protein MTELLPGYTAKVDALDKATWEEIIDHFDDANIYQTWSYEAVRSGEENLSHFRLEKDGKLVAAAQVRLAKVPFFHKRVAYLRWGPMWHPRGTVGDIEVFQQALRALRTEYVVKRRKLLRLLPLVFEDQDETFGRIFKEEGYGHPLLNVTQRTLLIDVQAPVEELRKGLHEKWRYNLKTAEKNGLRIEEGTDDAIFQAFLDTYKQTHERKKFLETSDVTQYCKIQHGLAQRHRMRIFVAFHEDQPAAGVICSCLGKMGVFLYGGTSTAALNLRASYLLQWRALNWIKEEGAVCYNLGGINKARNPGTHQFKSGLCGKNGTERCSVGSYDAYANPLYGTLFQLADSARVSMRDGRIKLRAYLRKRKQEKGTPKPQPA
- a CDS encoding DUF1499 domain-containing protein, giving the protein MKGEEEKGEGRFLVQPATVAVLAVFCLLALLVAGFGSRLGLWHFRTGFTVLRVVAYCGLVAAGAAAVTLFIAAKRKKKVSMVLSVLALAAAVVAVALPVSWGVKASRVPKIHDISTDVNSPPQFVAVAPQRPDRVQYGGAAVASEQLKAYPDLKTVILNMPADQAFAKALVTAKEMGWEVVAMVPAEGRIEATDTTFWFGFKDDISIRVVPAGERSLLDLRSASRVGISDVGTNAERIRSYLKKFQGGGA
- a CDS encoding acetylserotonin O-methyltransferase, whose amino-acid sequence is MNDWNVPKLLELSGSYWNVCTVQAGVKLNVFTPLAEGALSADELATRLSCDPRGMETLLNALSALGLLEKRNARYGATPFAARFLSRTSPEYLGHIIMHHHHLLPSWTRLDQAVATGVPVRESVAYEDDASVRESFLMGMFNLAMQLAPRVAEGLDLKGRKRLLDLGGGPGTYAIHFCLQNPEMFAVICDLPSTRKFAEETVGRFNLSDRISFEARDFDTEEIPGGFDAAWLSHILHGEGPRGCATILRKAAAALNPGGLLMVQEFILDDTKDRPLFPALFSLNMLVGTTEGRSYSQGEISAMLEEAGARDIRRIPLELPNGAGAIAGTIPG
- a CDS encoding ammonia-forming cytochrome c nitrite reductase subunit c552, which encodes MQVKGLGKWSALALVALVLLAAGCSKPQAKAQTAQVTKPEIADNAIDPAEWGKVYPEQYELWQMTSQPTLPTKTKYKHGYEVGVDPRPDKLDEYPFLALLYNGWGFGLEYKEPRGHYFMVQDQLEVDPGRKKAGGSCLACKTPYAPMLRNEMGAAFYSTPYKDVLAKLPADKQSLGVACSDCHDSRTLDTRISRNFTLGRALKDIGVDATKLSRDDRRTLVCAQCHVTYVIPKDKDMNSTDVVFPWAGSQRGHITIENIIKFIRSNPAHLEWKQAVTGFKMGFIRHPEYELFSNGSPHWAGGVTCSDCHLPQVTMNGKKVSDHRITSPLKSDLKACVACHQEAPDSLRKKVYAIQDRTVSLFLRTGYATATVAKIFEMANKANAEGKKVDPALYAQAKEAYEEAFYRLVFIGAENSVGFHNPQESLRVLGDAQKYAAKADATLRQAMKSAGVPVPVKVDLQLSKYLNERGAKKLMFHPEREIKDPFEGK
- a CDS encoding DUF72 domain-containing protein, with amino-acid sequence MIRVGSCSWTEKSLLESGVFYPSGVSSAEGRLRHYAASFDTVEVDSSYYAIPAQTTTTQWSERTPEGFLFHLKAYAALTGHNINPKTLPKDLFELLPEAERRQPSIRIADPLFLLEIAAALVSAVEPLRSTKKLGFLIFQFPPWFGYKTAHLDYLLQCKEMMKGLPVAVEFRHGSWLTRQRADETFSFLREHKITYITADEPHLGTLATIPFLPETTTPIAYLRLHGRNRESWLSKGHERYHYNYSEAELLQLGQVAREMSVKARTVFVMFNNCHIGYAIINALQMQKILHGNAPSALP
- a CDS encoding ferritin-like domain-containing protein, whose amino-acid sequence is MEILAFAKKMELDGKAHYEKLAARSGHIGLKAIFLGLAQDEQKHYEYIQKMEEGMSGAMLDTPMLEEAQNVFNVLSADQKVTDSMKEDTDGYLYAMKAEADSVRLYEDAASKVDSADHAQLLLKIANEEKKHYNIMENLYDFVLQPKYYLEWREFTNLREL
- a CDS encoding M23 family metallopeptidase, translating into MKLSAFFLFIIIAALAVGGFFYFQDTTAPYVALSRESGPLSAKGEMTVRAGDRGSGLKSLTVSVIQGEKPVTVLSKSYPKGTANATEKLDLTPAALKQGPFKLQVSATDHSIFNFGSGNSNSKVHTYEFDNKPPAVVVLSTAHNIARGGVGLAIYTVSKEVSKTGVAFDNRFFPAYRQPGGYYACLFPFPFDADETKYIPKILAVDLAGNQRLTGIYFHLLPKVFPADRINLTDAYLDHVNGQFQDQFPQAKTPLEVFLKVNRELRVADAKKLQETGLKTSPTPLWKDVFLRMPNSAPRGAYAQRRTYIYQGKEVDQQTHLGTDLAALAHAQIPAANSGKVAYADYLGIYGQCVIIDHGMGLQSLYGHLSAISVKAGDVVQKGQIIGNTGDTGLAGGDHLHFGMLVSGEQVNPVEWWDPSWIRNNISSKLEAADAMSKTK
- a CDS encoding HD domain-containing protein, whose product is MRGADCRRLLKRWMNDGSFDELLPEVAALRGVPQPEAYHAEGDVFTHTMLAVDALDDDVDPRVFWGTLLHDIGKAQTTVMVNGQWHAYGHAKAGALLVPAAMERIGFPHLAPDVAWLVREHLFHFTWELRGDGTLTKLQRRYMEQPLFPLLLQVCLADAVASYGKSLKGRKIEEIAEMYEEFIPGEEWPLD
- the rtcA gene encoding RNA 3'-terminal phosphate cyclase, with product MIEIDGGMGEAGGQLLRTSLSLSCITGKPFRIFDIRKARKKPGLMPQHLVCVQAAARISGAEIAGAEQGSRDLTFVPAQVQPGNYSFPIGTAGATSMVLQTVVPALLFTGSESRLLFSGGTHVPFSPPWDYLTDVFAPAVKKLGVMLSLTLERHGFYPKGGGAVRCKVEPVSSLVPLAARERGALRRISGVAAVANLPVSIAEREAASAVHVIREALGADTPCEVRVKEVKAFGAGTFIFLKAEYEESIAGFSAIGERGKRAETVGEEAAQEMVQHHRAGAPIDPHLADQMVLYLPLCREPSVFFTSRITGHLLTNLEVTGRFLHFSYEVAGDRGGPGTVRIRPL